One genomic window of Deinococcus deserti VCD115 includes the following:
- a CDS encoding PAS domain-containing sensor histidine kinase: protein MPATLLLHLHAAARELAGARLPEVVRRVTEQTVAQTLPGYRVQFGDEGAPADAPTTLAFQSAEAAVSLHAPVGAPELAPEVRAFAEVLTDLAGAAMRRLAEEASEREHELRFRHMVEASPIGVAVGTMDGTLLMVNDAYLRLLGYSRSEFEAGLVDWQALTPEAEWEKDRQMFEVAFAEGLTPGYEKTMLTRTGEVRQVLVTLIASHEGAKPQVIAYVQDITDHHTERRRDQARAAELEQQVSSQSRELENHLYALRTFVDFTTQVGVTGDIPTLLCAAELVLAKMLGHGDLLYARVEGQLAHVTAYSSGVPERTRERFAGGFRVSQDVLERTREGEEMVFYDHWQPLRDKEGLLSEYHALAVYPYLRGGQMEALLVLASPHDAWTPDEHAILLALGRSMGLAAERVMHEQRLQEHSDAARARTRALESFAQLARDLAFETDQYVLVRRAQAIVAELIGEGFAQYFEVEDDRWYIRAQTGNTDSPATGNPELDTLLVGGLPFGQITNLNRPWVTGQPYYQDRYDPAGDGWVPGTEVLASTATIPVMVYGRPYGIFAYGTFRPRQWSRTDRAVLEAAGHQLGLAIERAEQARVLETQRQALMDANEELEAFSYSVSHDLRTPVRHARSFSELAVRALQAGNVDKTGQYLDMIVQATDRMTVLIDAMLDLSRTSRQDLLIEDVNLDELLRLAVDELRGEPAAQAVEWQLDPLGHVPGDWQLLSQVLGNLLNNAVKYSRTQPSPRVHVWAEHHPTSVTIHVQDNGVGFDERFISKLFGVFQRLHHHDEFEGTGVGLANVRRIVTRHGGTVAAKSRIGEGAVFSVCLPKALQEFGPLPELPES, encoded by the coding sequence ATGCCTGCCACTCTGCTTCTGCACCTGCACGCGGCTGCCAGGGAGCTGGCTGGTGCACGGCTGCCGGAGGTTGTACGGCGCGTGACCGAACAGACGGTAGCGCAGACGCTCCCGGGGTACCGGGTACAGTTCGGAGATGAGGGTGCACCGGCAGATGCCCCGACGACGCTGGCGTTTCAGTCCGCGGAGGCGGCGGTCAGTCTCCACGCTCCAGTCGGCGCGCCGGAACTGGCTCCGGAGGTCCGTGCCTTTGCTGAAGTACTGACGGACCTGGCGGGCGCCGCCATGCGCCGGCTGGCCGAGGAGGCGTCGGAACGCGAACATGAGCTGCGTTTCCGCCATATGGTCGAGGCCAGCCCCATCGGCGTTGCTGTGGGAACAATGGACGGCACGCTGCTGATGGTCAACGACGCCTACCTGCGCCTGCTGGGGTATAGCCGCTCCGAGTTCGAAGCGGGGCTGGTGGACTGGCAGGCACTGACTCCTGAAGCCGAATGGGAGAAAGACCGTCAAATGTTCGAAGTGGCGTTCGCCGAGGGCCTCACCCCTGGCTACGAGAAGACCATGCTCACCCGCACCGGAGAAGTCCGGCAGGTGCTGGTGACGCTGATCGCCTCACATGAGGGAGCGAAACCTCAGGTCATTGCCTACGTGCAGGACATTACCGACCATCACACCGAGCGCCGCAGGGATCAGGCGCGCGCGGCCGAGCTCGAGCAACAGGTTTCCAGCCAGAGCCGTGAGCTTGAAAACCACCTGTATGCCCTGCGGACCTTTGTGGATTTCACCACGCAGGTGGGGGTCACTGGAGATATCCCCACGCTGCTGTGCGCGGCCGAACTGGTGCTCGCGAAGATGCTGGGGCATGGAGACCTGCTGTACGCCCGGGTGGAGGGCCAGCTGGCCCACGTCACGGCGTACAGCAGTGGGGTGCCGGAACGAACCCGCGAACGTTTTGCCGGTGGCTTCCGGGTGTCTCAGGACGTGCTGGAGAGGACCCGCGAGGGGGAGGAGATGGTCTTCTACGACCACTGGCAGCCCCTCAGAGACAAAGAGGGCCTGCTCTCGGAGTACCACGCCCTGGCGGTCTACCCGTATTTGCGTGGAGGGCAGATGGAGGCGCTGCTGGTGCTGGCCTCCCCGCACGACGCGTGGACCCCGGACGAGCATGCGATTCTGCTGGCCCTGGGCCGCAGCATGGGGCTGGCGGCGGAGCGGGTCATGCATGAGCAGCGCCTGCAGGAGCACTCGGACGCCGCGCGGGCGCGCACCCGGGCGCTGGAGAGCTTTGCCCAGCTGGCGCGCGACCTGGCCTTCGAAACCGACCAGTATGTGCTGGTGCGCCGGGCCCAGGCCATCGTGGCCGAACTGATCGGCGAGGGTTTCGCTCAGTATTTCGAGGTCGAAGACGACCGGTGGTATATCCGGGCCCAGACCGGCAACACCGACAGTCCAGCTACCGGAAATCCGGAGCTCGACACGCTGCTGGTCGGGGGGCTGCCGTTCGGGCAGATCACCAACCTCAACCGTCCCTGGGTGACCGGGCAACCCTACTATCAGGACCGCTACGATCCAGCCGGTGACGGCTGGGTTCCGGGCACCGAGGTCCTGGCATCGACCGCGACCATTCCGGTGATGGTCTATGGGCGCCCGTATGGGATTTTTGCCTATGGCACCTTCCGGCCCCGGCAGTGGTCGCGGACGGACCGGGCCGTGCTGGAAGCTGCTGGGCACCAGCTGGGCCTGGCCATCGAGCGCGCTGAGCAGGCCCGGGTCCTCGAGACCCAGCGTCAGGCCCTGATGGACGCCAACGAGGAGCTTGAGGCCTTTTCCTACTCGGTGTCGCACGACCTGCGCACGCCGGTGCGGCATGCCCGGAGCTTTTCAGAGCTGGCTGTACGTGCGCTGCAGGCGGGCAATGTCGACAAGACCGGGCAGTACCTGGACATGATCGTGCAGGCCACCGACCGGATGACGGTGCTGATCGACGCGATGCTGGACCTGTCACGCACGTCTCGCCAGGATCTGTTGATCGAGGACGTGAATCTGGATGAACTGCTTCGTCTGGCGGTCGATGAGCTGCGCGGCGAACCGGCGGCGCAGGCTGTCGAGTGGCAGCTTGATCCGCTGGGGCACGTTCCGGGCGACTGGCAGCTGCTGAGCCAGGTGCTGGGCAACCTGCTGAACAACGCCGTCAAGTATTCGCGCACCCAGCCTTCTCCCCGGGTGCACGTCTGGGCCGAGCACCACCCGACCAGTGTCACGATTCACGTGCAGGACAATGGCGTGGGCTTCGACGAGCGGTTTATCAGCAAGCTGTTCGGGGTCTTTCAACGCCTGCACCACCACGACGAGTTCGAGGGCACAGGAGTGGGACTGGCGAATGTGCGCCGGATCGTGACCCGTCATGGAGGCACGGTGGCGGCAAAAAGCCGCATCGGGGAGGGGGCAGTCTTCAGCGTGTGCCTGCCGAAAGCCCTGCAGGAGTTCGGTCCTTTACCCGAGCTGCCGGAAAGTTAA
- a CDS encoding sugar efflux transporter produces MSLSFQALSSLRHVPGFPQFSVSALLLGTAASFAVPYMPLFARNEAGMSPLLLGIFMTMMSLSGVLISTVLARWSDRGARNKPVMIAAILSAAIGYVLLCTTRSYVPLVLIASLFLGTGAAAFPQLFAFAKTHFALAGDDLADRSMITLRSMFSIAWMLGPAAAAVILGTAGFTGLFLATAVCYLLVGVPLALSRSRPVSRTPAAPVPDAPVQPAGPQRSLTLVALSFVLFGMSNTMGFIALPLHVTGAMGEPSSTVGWLIGLCAFLEVPFILSFALFSGRFSNERLITLSLGLFVAYFVMMAVAPAVWLLAVAQLIRAAVIAVMTTLGMAYFQELMPHRTSTALTLYANTNSIGAVLAGVVSGAFAQAFGYQAVFVLCAALTGAAFVLLYAVTRKTNAPALTTTQAGASD; encoded by the coding sequence GTGTCTCTCTCGTTCCAAGCGCTGTCCTCCTTGCGCCATGTGCCCGGTTTTCCTCAGTTCTCCGTCTCTGCGCTGCTGCTGGGCACGGCGGCCTCGTTTGCTGTGCCTTACATGCCTCTGTTTGCCCGCAACGAAGCCGGAATGTCCCCCCTGCTGCTGGGGATCTTCATGACCATGATGTCTCTCAGCGGCGTGCTGATCAGTACCGTGCTGGCGCGCTGGTCCGATCGGGGGGCCAGGAACAAGCCGGTCATGATCGCGGCGATCCTCAGTGCAGCGATCGGGTACGTGCTGCTGTGCACCACCCGCAGCTATGTGCCGCTGGTTCTGATCGCCAGCCTGTTTCTCGGCACCGGTGCTGCGGCGTTTCCGCAGCTGTTCGCATTCGCCAAAACGCACTTTGCTCTGGCAGGCGATGATCTGGCCGACCGCAGCATGATCACCTTGCGGTCGATGTTCTCGATTGCCTGGATGCTGGGGCCGGCCGCAGCCGCTGTGATCCTGGGCACCGCAGGCTTTACAGGCCTGTTCCTGGCGACCGCGGTGTGTTACCTGCTGGTGGGCGTTCCACTGGCGCTGTCCCGCTCCAGGCCGGTCAGCCGCACCCCCGCCGCCCCGGTGCCAGACGCCCCCGTGCAGCCAGCGGGACCCCAGCGGTCCCTGACGCTGGTCGCGCTGAGCTTCGTGCTGTTCGGCATGTCCAACACCATGGGCTTTATCGCCCTGCCGCTGCACGTGACCGGGGCGATGGGAGAACCCAGCAGCACTGTGGGCTGGCTGATCGGCCTGTGCGCCTTTCTGGAGGTGCCGTTTATCCTCAGCTTCGCGCTTTTTTCGGGCCGCTTTTCTAATGAACGGCTGATTACCCTGAGCCTCGGCCTGTTCGTGGCCTACTTCGTGATGATGGCGGTCGCGCCGGCCGTGTGGCTTCTGGCGGTGGCGCAATTGATTCGCGCGGCCGTGATCGCGGTGATGACCACGCTGGGAATGGCCTACTTCCAGGAGCTGATGCCGCACCGCACGAGCACGGCCCTGACGCTCTACGCCAACACGAACAGCATCGGTGCGGTGCTGGCCGGCGTGGTGTCCGGGGCGTTCGCGCAGGCCTTCGGCTATCAGGCGGTCTTCGTCCTGTGCGCGGCATTGACCGGCGCCGCGTTTGTCCTGCTGTATGCCGTGACCCGGAAGACGAACGCCCCTGCCTTGACCACCACGCAGGCGGGCGCGTCCGACTGA
- a CDS encoding acetamidase/formamidase family protein gives MRDHVLGASHIHTTWNRDHSPALTVQPGDQVTFDTMDASGGAVARRVASGELAAPDGLRALIEQDAYPVLAGPRGHPLTGPVYVEGVEPGDTLVIDILEVRTSAWGWTGCRPDGIGLLDAALAEEGLQPYTHFWDLREGTHAQFGPGVRVPLTPFPGVVGVALAEPGDHATSPPRHVGGNMDIRQLVAGSTLYLPVEVPGALLSVGDLHAAQGDGELSGTGIEMAGQLTVRLGVERSAGLTTPEFITPTSGGASGRWQATSGHHPDLMTAARIALRALLRRIQARGFTLEEAYVLASVCVDLKISQVVDAPNYTVSAFLPLDIFVDQ, from the coding sequence ATGCGTGACCATGTCCTCGGCGCTTCCCACATTCACACCACCTGGAACCGGGATCATTCCCCCGCACTGACCGTTCAGCCTGGAGACCAGGTCACCTTCGATACCATGGACGCCTCCGGGGGCGCAGTGGCCCGCCGGGTCGCCTCGGGTGAGCTGGCCGCGCCAGACGGACTGCGTGCCTTGATCGAGCAGGACGCCTACCCTGTGCTTGCGGGGCCGCGCGGCCATCCTCTGACTGGTCCGGTGTACGTCGAGGGGGTAGAGCCGGGAGACACCCTGGTGATTGACATCCTGGAGGTCCGGACCTCCGCCTGGGGCTGGACCGGCTGCAGGCCCGACGGCATTGGCCTGCTGGACGCGGCGCTGGCCGAGGAGGGCCTGCAGCCCTACACGCACTTCTGGGATCTGCGGGAGGGCACCCATGCGCAGTTCGGGCCCGGCGTGCGGGTGCCGCTGACGCCCTTCCCTGGCGTTGTGGGCGTGGCACTTGCCGAGCCCGGCGATCACGCCACTTCCCCGCCCCGGCACGTGGGGGGCAACATGGATATCCGCCAATTGGTGGCGGGCAGCACGCTGTACCTGCCGGTCGAGGTTCCCGGCGCACTGCTGTCGGTGGGCGACCTGCACGCCGCCCAGGGCGACGGTGAACTGTCGGGCACTGGGATCGAGATGGCTGGGCAGCTCACCGTTCGGCTGGGTGTCGAGCGCAGCGCAGGTCTGACCACACCAGAATTCATCACGCCGACGTCCGGCGGGGCGAGCGGACGCTGGCAGGCCACCAGCGGGCACCATCCCGACCTGATGACCGCCGCCCGCATTGCCCTGCGCGCACTGCTGCGCCGTATCCAGGCCCGCGGGTTTACGCTCGAGGAAGCCTACGTGCTGGCCAGCGTCTGCGTCGACCTGAAGATCAGTCAGGTGGTGGACGCGCCGAACTACACCGTCAGTGCGTTCCTGCCGCTGGACATTTTTGTGGACCAGTGA
- a CDS encoding ferritin-like domain-containing protein, producing MPMQMQDLKDLYVLKLQEIYSAEQQGLEAMRLAAQTAATPELQQGLTMHIDQTQQQIQRLEQLFQKLGAQPSGQTNLAMQGLIQEAQRLMRQDASPEVLEAGLIACQQAMEHHEIACYGTARTYAQLLGEDEAAQVLEQTLGEEKRTDDLLTQIAGQINVAAMNA from the coding sequence ATGCCAATGCAGATGCAAGACCTGAAAGACCTTTACGTCCTCAAGCTCCAGGAAATCTACAGTGCCGAACAGCAGGGCCTCGAAGCCATGCGCCTGGCCGCGCAGACCGCCGCGACACCCGAACTGCAGCAGGGCTTGACGATGCACATCGATCAGACCCAGCAGCAGATTCAGCGTCTGGAGCAGCTGTTTCAGAAGTTGGGCGCCCAGCCTAGCGGGCAAACCAACCTCGCGATGCAGGGTCTGATTCAGGAAGCCCAGAGGCTGATGCGTCAGGATGCCTCGCCGGAAGTGCTGGAAGCAGGCCTGATCGCCTGCCAGCAGGCCATGGAGCACCACGAGATCGCGTGCTACGGCACGGCCCGGACCTATGCCCAGCTGCTGGGCGAGGACGAGGCCGCGCAGGTGCTCGAGCAGACTCTGGGTGAGGAAAAGCGCACCGACGACCTTCTGACGCAGATTGCCGGGCAGATCAACGTCGCAGCCATGAACGCCTGA
- a CDS encoding FimB/Mfa2 family fimbrial subunit, producing the protein MKKILPAFATLVLSATAHAGVTVDGALTHHVQLAPGGVYKGTLTLSNPDDTPEQATISLSDYRFQADGTNSFDPAGTLERSNAKWIMLDKQVVTLPAKSKLVVNYTLTAPMNVSGTFWSAIHVTPELPPVTSTTLGVRNRIGYMVQVVTDLPRGEPRVRFSNPQLLRNPEGKFNFSVDTHGEGERWIIRKVTLEAFDASGKLAATVTSRNRRLYPGTSLRDTFALDLPNGKYTLVVVADDEAQEHAFGARYQIEVK; encoded by the coding sequence ATGAAGAAAATACTGCCGGCCTTTGCGACGCTCGTACTAAGCGCCACTGCACACGCGGGCGTAACTGTGGACGGTGCGCTCACCCATCATGTTCAACTTGCTCCGGGTGGGGTTTACAAAGGTACACTCACGCTCTCCAATCCGGATGACACTCCAGAACAGGCCACTATTTCTCTCTCCGATTACCGCTTTCAGGCGGATGGCACTAATAGCTTCGACCCTGCTGGCACTTTAGAGCGGTCAAACGCGAAGTGGATCATGCTCGACAAGCAGGTCGTAACCCTTCCGGCTAAGTCGAAGCTGGTGGTGAATTACACCCTTACTGCACCAATGAACGTCAGTGGCACCTTCTGGAGTGCTATTCATGTCACACCAGAATTGCCTCCTGTCACCAGCACCACCCTTGGCGTCCGCAACCGGATCGGCTACATGGTGCAGGTCGTGACTGATCTGCCACGCGGAGAGCCGCGGGTGCGCTTCAGCAACCCGCAACTGCTGCGGAATCCAGAAGGCAAATTTAACTTCAGCGTGGATACCCACGGAGAAGGGGAACGCTGGATCATCCGGAAGGTCACCCTGGAAGCGTTCGATGCGAGTGGCAAGCTCGCTGCGACCGTCACCAGTCGCAACCGCCGCCTGTACCCCGGTACCTCACTGCGAGATACATTCGCGCTGGATCTGCCCAACGGCAAATACACCCTGGTGGTCGTCGCCGATGACGAGGCTCAGGAACATGCTTTTGGGGCCCGGTACCAGATTGAGGTGAAATAA
- a CDS encoding carboxypeptidase regulatory-like domain-containing protein → MFGRRATFVLALTLGLLPSATAQVQLSAAAADVTERHTATLVVRLVNPDLQPREVQLQLALPAGWDALVPARTLTLASGEETVEVIVVRVPRSAPGGTHMVTVTGAGVRMVATVRVPTREALHVRTLSATAANGQAEATFQVRNDGNAPARVNLSAVGQGKPRVVPEVLDLAPGEVSDVQVSGLVPSGLEKYSVTLRARTPGAAAEGSAITDVLWPAPAAGSAWHTLPAEVQIEGGHAGPQVRFSAAGALTPDLFVRLRIEPRTVEAELRAPGTRLLLGPATPGFSSFTVRPPTLALQGEASRLGPGVLRGYVGARRDLPGERVAGLEYGGRFAWGHARVAVDLGADGVTTTLATRMATPQLSAQGELGLRGDGIAFTVDADAALKDNVLNLQRAGADVRYRAPGFDGSPSGRVAVGLRTQAQMNAFSVGAHLRGGVNLAEGYAITARDAEFAVQARDSRTDLRAGLKWSEQFTDQKTTVTASVSSGHRFGWGELRQELTSEQAVEAGTRVTNELRYAAGLDAAFSSDGNAFTLKPKADVTFDLLGGTRRVGASLEGSWRAPGGTQVSATVRQPDFAQRGLNLNAAVEQPLAGGSTLNASLSKTFGPTPSTQVRVTARIPLNLPLYVRRDMGGLEGRVLDQQGRGIAGMTVQVMSYLAVTDSNGTYRFPALPQGDQLVLLRSDSGQWCTPPHTVPVQGRQVVRRDLTCVPAVLTTARLLVYVLGEDGSTPLELPGVLVSLEGSLGRFEAVSDRSGRLSFGPLPTGAYRVSVTPATPVQFRGLTPELPATIKIATGPADLILRFARRPRVIHMQDERPVVVPGPAVPLPSSPATGNLGAP, encoded by the coding sequence GTGTTCGGCCGGCGGGCGACGTTCGTACTGGCGCTCACGCTTGGGTTACTGCCCAGCGCGACTGCGCAGGTTCAGTTGAGCGCTGCCGCCGCCGATGTCACCGAACGCCACACTGCCACGCTCGTGGTCCGGCTCGTCAACCCAGATTTACAGCCTCGCGAAGTTCAGCTTCAGCTCGCCCTTCCTGCTGGATGGGACGCGCTGGTCCCGGCACGTACCCTGACTCTCGCGTCAGGCGAGGAGACAGTGGAAGTCATCGTGGTACGCGTTCCGCGCAGTGCGCCCGGCGGCACACACATGGTCACCGTAACAGGCGCTGGCGTGCGCATGGTAGCGACTGTTCGGGTACCTACGCGCGAGGCCCTGCACGTGCGGACCCTGTCCGCAACCGCCGCGAACGGACAGGCTGAGGCAACCTTTCAAGTTCGCAACGACGGCAATGCGCCCGCACGCGTGAACCTCTCTGCGGTCGGACAGGGCAAGCCACGCGTGGTGCCTGAGGTGCTGGACCTCGCGCCCGGCGAGGTCAGTGATGTGCAGGTCAGCGGGCTGGTGCCTTCAGGCCTTGAGAAATACAGTGTGACCCTGCGCGCCCGCACGCCGGGTGCCGCTGCCGAGGGCAGCGCCATCACAGACGTTCTCTGGCCCGCACCGGCAGCTGGAAGTGCGTGGCATACCCTTCCGGCGGAAGTGCAGATCGAGGGTGGTCATGCAGGCCCACAAGTTCGGTTCTCCGCTGCTGGCGCGCTGACACCTGATCTGTTCGTGCGGCTGCGTATCGAACCCCGCACTGTCGAAGCAGAACTGCGTGCGCCCGGCACCCGCCTGCTGCTGGGTCCGGCCACGCCTGGCTTTTCCAGCTTTACTGTGCGCCCACCCACGCTGGCCCTGCAGGGCGAGGCCAGTCGCCTGGGGCCTGGTGTTCTCCGGGGCTATGTCGGCGCTCGCCGGGACCTTCCTGGAGAACGCGTCGCTGGCCTGGAATACGGCGGTCGCTTCGCCTGGGGCCACGCCCGCGTCGCTGTGGATCTCGGCGCAGATGGCGTCACTACCACCCTGGCCACGCGTATGGCCACGCCACAGCTGAGTGCGCAAGGAGAGCTTGGCCTGCGTGGGGACGGCATTGCTTTCACGGTGGACGCTGACGCAGCGCTGAAAGATAACGTCCTGAACCTGCAGCGTGCGGGTGCGGATGTGCGTTACCGTGCGCCGGGCTTCGACGGTTCCCCGTCCGGGCGCGTGGCCGTGGGTCTGCGCACCCAGGCCCAGATGAATGCCTTCAGTGTCGGCGCGCATCTGCGTGGGGGTGTCAATCTTGCTGAAGGGTATGCAATCACCGCGAGGGACGCGGAATTCGCCGTGCAGGCGAGGGATTCGCGCACCGACCTGCGTGCCGGTCTCAAATGGTCTGAACAGTTCACGGATCAAAAAACCACGGTGACTGCCAGCGTGAGTTCAGGGCACCGCTTCGGGTGGGGAGAACTGCGGCAGGAACTCACCAGTGAGCAGGCCGTTGAGGCGGGCACGCGCGTCACAAACGAACTGCGGTACGCTGCGGGCCTCGACGCTGCTTTTTCTTCTGACGGCAACGCGTTTACCCTGAAGCCCAAGGCGGATGTGACATTTGACCTGCTCGGCGGCACCAGGCGCGTCGGGGCGAGCCTCGAAGGGAGCTGGCGCGCGCCGGGTGGCACGCAGGTCAGTGCTACCGTCAGGCAGCCGGATTTCGCTCAGCGTGGCCTCAACCTGAACGCGGCCGTGGAACAGCCACTCGCTGGCGGCAGCACCCTGAACGCCAGCCTGTCTAAGACCTTCGGCCCCACTCCCAGCACTCAGGTCCGTGTCACGGCACGTATTCCTCTGAACCTGCCGTTGTACGTGCGTCGTGATATGGGCGGCCTTGAAGGTCGTGTGCTTGATCAGCAGGGCCGGGGGATAGCTGGCATGACGGTACAGGTCATGTCCTATCTGGCAGTGACCGACTCGAACGGCACCTACCGTTTCCCTGCACTTCCGCAGGGAGATCAGCTGGTGCTGCTGCGCTCTGATTCGGGCCAGTGGTGCACCCCTCCGCACACCGTGCCGGTCCAGGGCCGTCAGGTCGTCCGGCGTGACCTGACCTGCGTGCCTGCTGTTCTGACAACCGCCCGGCTCCTGGTTTACGTTCTGGGAGAGGACGGAAGCACGCCTCTGGAATTGCCCGGTGTTCTCGTCAGCCTGGAAGGAAGTCTCGGACGCTTCGAGGCCGTATCCGATCGCTCGGGCCGCCTGTCGTTCGGTCCACTGCCGACAGGTGCGTACCGGGTGAGCGTCACACCTGCCACACCGGTGCAATTCAGGGGCCTGACGCCTGAATTGCCAGCAACCATCAAAATTGCTACCGGTCCCGCAGACCTTATCCTGCGCTTCGCACGGCGGCCGCGCGTCATTCACATGCAGGACGAGCGACCTGTTGTCGTGCCCGGCCCTGCTGTTCCCCTTCCCAGCAGCCCGGCGACGGGCAACCTAGGAGCTCCATGA
- a CDS encoding CvpA family protein, with the protein MTDLLIILLVGLFAWTGWRRGFLAGALGLLRLTLAVVAGLTWYPGVEDWIGRLGAWLPTWNRPIAFIGVVLVTGTLVDLLGGMVLRRLPPPVHTSPVNRLLGVIPGLLSGALYAVILVAVAFTLPLPASARENLRGSRLAPPLSDIAQRAERTLEPVFGPALISLQPKSTAGRQVKLPFTVQDAPPVPLFEAQMLDLMNAARAEAGLRPLRPDPEMRAVARRHSADMFARGYFAHTTPEGASPFDRMRRARVRYFMAGENLALAPTVQIAHTNLMNSPGHRANILHPGFGRVGIGILDGGFRGLMVTQKFRN; encoded by the coding sequence GTGACTGACCTGCTGATTATATTGCTGGTAGGGTTGTTTGCCTGGACCGGCTGGAGGCGCGGGTTTCTGGCAGGCGCCCTGGGTCTGCTTCGCCTGACGTTGGCTGTGGTGGCTGGCTTGACCTGGTATCCAGGGGTTGAGGACTGGATAGGTCGCCTGGGTGCCTGGTTGCCCACGTGGAACCGGCCGATCGCGTTTATTGGCGTGGTCCTCGTGACCGGAACGCTGGTCGACCTTCTAGGCGGGATGGTGCTGCGGCGCCTCCCGCCTCCCGTGCATACTTCGCCCGTCAACCGGCTCCTGGGGGTCATTCCCGGGCTGCTCAGCGGCGCGCTGTACGCGGTCATTCTGGTGGCGGTGGCCTTCACGCTTCCTCTGCCTGCCTCTGCCCGGGAGAATCTGCGGGGAAGCCGTCTGGCCCCTCCCCTTTCGGACATTGCCCAGCGCGCCGAACGGACTCTGGAGCCGGTCTTTGGCCCTGCCCTCATCAGCCTGCAGCCCAAGTCCACGGCAGGAAGGCAGGTCAAGCTGCCATTCACGGTTCAGGACGCTCCTCCTGTTCCCCTGTTCGAAGCTCAGATGCTTGACCTTATGAATGCAGCCCGGGCCGAGGCCGGCTTGCGACCCCTCCGGCCGGATCCCGAAATGCGTGCTGTAGCGCGCCGGCATTCTGCTGACATGTTTGCCCGGGGGTATTTCGCTCACACCACACCCGAGGGTGCATCACCCTTTGACCGCATGAGACGCGCCAGAGTGCGCTACTTCATGGCCGGAGAGAACCTGGCCCTTGCCCCCACGGTGCAGATCGCGCACACCAACCTGATGAACTCGCCTGGTCACCGTGCCAACATTCTGCATCCCGGGTTTGGCCGGGTAGGTATAGGGATCCTTGACGGCGGCTTCCGCGGTCTGATGGTTACGCAGAAGTTCCGTAATTGA